Proteins co-encoded in one Pseudochaenichthys georgianus chromosome 22, fPseGeo1.2, whole genome shotgun sequence genomic window:
- the LOC117467714 gene encoding mitochondrial antiviral-signaling protein-like encodes MSFASDKLYNGYLRRNMPAIVRRVLVREIIIHLPCLTSHDRENIEAKREVCGNEDSMVLLLDCLKRRENWPEQLIEALEACEHPILAAGLRTEYDTLRGTRTPAPAEPLAQASSPLEIPVQPQAPPSAEAKVPEVVSPPQPTQGEVEPPPSTPPPESNSHQEPAENCESDIEDVSGDDAAILDQVSAGNSEVLIDTVAPPQPPAEELETETPSMQDPVETRTTTSTEISPPQSPSPSQMNSDVTDGSYFLTLTPERPPVQDTTPPVDMKPAPVLLPEETSEPPVTQVIESSPQTETEAATSPLPVDSETDSSICDDSSVCLSKPGPLLSIHPQQDAIPAIPEQREPVQLYSGNSERLEISDAAPEAVTSSLLPTCFTTVNTALPCQENGIARNHSEPEENHYESPCESLDMQVLENVVHISEEPSILDLDGQSSIPRVQIMNGDAAKEITPAPPVSTNTGDTVLSVNTPSGENCLPSEPTPADISPEPKTLQNPEKKPNNTKYILMALGVGVCALVMAWRFKN; translated from the exons ATGTCATTTGCCAGTGACAAGCTGTACAATGGGTATCTGCGGCGGAATATGCCGGCCATTGTGCGCAGGGTGCTAGTGAGAGAAATAATTATCCACCTGCCTTGCTTGACTTCTCACGACAGG GAAAACATTGAGGCAAAAAGAGAGGTTTGTGGGAATGAGGACAGCATGGTGCTTCTGCTGGACTGTCtgaagagaagagaaaactgGCCCGAGCAGTTAATCGAAGCACTCGAGGCGTGTGAGCATCCAATTTTAGCAGCTGGGCTTAGAACAGAATACGACACTTTGCGAGGCACCAGAA CACCAGCTCCTGCAGAGCCACTTGCCCAGGCCTCATCGCCTCTGGAAATCCCTGTGCAGCCACAAGCCCCCCCGAGTGCAGAAGCCAAAGTTCCTGAGGTGGTTTCCCCTCCACAGCCAACTCAGGGTGAAGTGGAACCCCCTCCATCAACCCCTCCTCCTGAGAGCAACTCTCACCAGGAGCCGGCGGAAAACTGTGAATCCGACATCGAGGATGTCTCCGGTGATGATGCTGCGATCCTCGATCAGGTGAGCGCAGGAAACAGCGAGGTTTTGATCGACACTGTGGCCCCTCCGCAACCACCTGCTGAGGAGCTGGAAACAGAAACTCCATCCATGCAAGATCCTGTCGAAACAAGAACAACAACCTCCACGGAGATCAGTCCTCCACAGAGTCCCTCTCCATCTCAGATGAACTCGGATGTGACCGATGGATCCTATTTCCTCACTTTAACCCCAGAGAGGCCTCCGGTCCAGGACACCACCCCCCCTGTGGACATGAAACCTGCTCCTGTCCTGCTGCCTGAAGAGACGTCTGAGCCGCCTGTGACACAG GTTATTGAAAGCAGCCCGCAGACAGAAACTGAAGCTGCCACCTCCCCCCTGCCGGTTGATTCAGAGACGGACTCCTCTATCTGTGATGACAGCTCTGTGTGTCTGAGCAAACCTGGCCCACTCCTCAGCATCCACCCACAACAAGATGCTATCCCTGCTATCCCTGAACAAAGAGAGCCGGTGCAGCTCTATTCAGGGAATAGTGAGCGTCTGGAAATCAGCGATGCTGCACCAGAAGCTGTGACCTCTTCCCTCCTCCCCACATGCTTCACCACTGTGAATACCGCACTGCCATGCCAGGAGAACGGCATCGCTCGTAACCACAGCGAACCGGAGGAAAACCACTACGAGTCTCCCTGTGAGAGTTTGGATATGCAAGTGCTGGAGAATGTCGTGCATATATCCGAGGAGCCGTCTATCCTTGACCTAGacggccaaagctcaataccaCGAGTTCAAATCATGAATGGTGACGCAGCCAAAGAGATCACCCCTGCGCCACCAGTATCCACCAACACTGGTGATACTGTATTGAGTGTAAACACCCCCTCTGGTGAGAACTGCCTCCCTTCTGAGCCCACACCTGCTGATATCTCCCCAGAGCCGAAGACGCTGCAGAATCCAGAGAAGAAGCCGAATAATACTAAGTACATTCTGATGGCTTTAGGAGTGGGCGTCTGTGCCCTGGTGATGGCGTGGAGGTTTAAGAATTAA